The Phlebotomus papatasi isolate M1 chromosome 3, Ppap_2.1, whole genome shotgun sequence genomic sequence aggctttgaactttcgcatacaaaaatgatgttcaagttcagtgattttttctgactaccatgcaaactgtatggattctccaactatgccaaaaaaatgtcttacttataaggtttataatcccaccaaacaaaattccaggaaatccttagattttcctccagaggaaaatgaaaatttaatggcgatttatccgatagatgaatcaagtttctattatcgcacacgattcacgccatcattgaacaccccattttcaccgtaaattttgcaccggacactaaaagttgcacatcattgtttaaagggaactctaatctacttgattaaaccatttttatatagaataaaacattttaatatcacttttttggaacttttctgagagatgttttattgacattaaaaaccatttttttgattggttctacgagaatttcactccggaaacggttaaatctgatgaatactttcttaaaaagtccaaatatcaccaaatttacacgaatcaataagtttttaaagctaaaaattgactaaaactctgcaagcgagaagaccacacaagattccaccattcctccacggagccggatatgcacaaaaacgtttgaatgctcatcattgaagatttctctgttcctgcagctgcaggaatcgggatttagcacagatattgagcttcagcaggtgaacaagctaaaattttcacaaaacagcttctcacggacaatttctttcctttgtcatgcaaaacaacacaatagtgaggttatgtcaaagattgtcaaaaaaccagttgtaaactgtatgagcttattgcagatgtgattctttcattgcacattcagtttgtgcaagcttgaaaaatatttttatatcaaagaaatgcaaaattgcttaataattactcaactgcagcctatttgagtcaaattacttcttgtttatcaactttacgatttttaagttttcctttttagtggtggatcaaatcggtagattacaatagatgtgaatatgagggatcgtatctaaaatgaagtttcctggaaaatatctgaaagaagcagtcttctatatgcgatcgatgaatctgagtcaagtttgtgaattttgttccacccacaaaaagtgcctgttcagcctaaaagatttttacataaatctgattcctaataacccttctaccctttgtgatagtagtttttcagaaaagtgatattaattctgcacaatcgtatgaaatattgcacagcaaaattacagttttggacctgtttttattttttgtttcctgaaactaggaaaaaaaggattagactctcaattttttcaggaaagatgggatttaaggttagctattacaatatatagccatatgtgagattcataaaggaatatgggagaaatatgaagtgtctgaaggtagcgtatatgcgaacgatcaaagcctccccctataagTGAATTTTATCTGTTCGAATTCGAAAGATATTCTGTTCTTCCaaggaaattttacttttccgaggatattttactatttgcagaaaattttactatttaaggggaaattttactgtttccagaaaattttattgttcacGGAAAACTAACTGTTTACAAGAAATATTGCTGTAcctaggaaattttactgttcccaggaGATTTTACTGTTCGCAGGCAACTTTACTATTCAAGGGGAAATTTTTAATGCTggaagaaaattttactgttcccagaaAAATTAACTGTTTACAAGAAATTTTTCTGTgcccaggaaattttactgttcccaggaGATTTTACTATTCCCAGGAGATTTTACTGTTCGCAGAAAACTTTACTGTTCAaggggaaattttactgttggcagaaaatttattgtttccAGAAAATTTTAGTGTTCACAAAGAAATATCTGTTCACGAGAAAGTTTGCTGTAcccaggaaattttactattcccaggatattttactgttcccaggagattttactgttcccaggaGATTTTActgttttcataaattttactgctccCAAAAAATTTGAGTGTTCACAAAAAATTAACTGTTTACAAGAAATATTGATGTActtaggaaattttactgttcccagaaAATTTTAGTGTTCACGAAAAATTAACTGTTTAGAAGAAATATTGCTATacccaggaaattttactgttcccaggaaattttactattcGCAGAAAATTTTAGTGTTCACGAAAAATTACCTGTTTACAAGAAATATTGCTGTacccaggaaattttactgttcccaggaGATTTTACTGTTCGCAGAAAACTTTACCATTCAAGGGGAAATTTTTAATGCTggaagaaaattttactgttcccagaaAAATTAACTGTTTACAAGAAATTTTTCTGTgcccaggaaattttactgttcccaggaTATTTTACTATTCCCAGGAGATTTTACTGTTCGCAGAAAACTTTACTGTTCAaggggaaattttactgttggcagaaaatttattgtttccAGAAAATTTTAGTGTTCACAAAGAAATATCTGTTCACGAGAAAGTTTGCTGTAcccaggaaattttactattcccaggatattttactgttcccaggagattttactgttcccaggaGATTTTActgttttcataaattttactgctccCAAAAAATTTGAGTGTTCACAAAAAATTAACTGTTTACAAGAAATATTGATGTActtaggaaattttactgttcccagaaAATTTTAGTGTTCACAAAAAATTATGTGTTCACGAGAAATTTTGCTGTTacccaggaaattttactgttcccagtTCCCAAGAAAAGTTTACTGTTCAAGCTAATTGTTTCCACGAGATTTTACTGTTCTaaaggaaattttattgttcgcaaaaattaacttttcataagaaatttttgtgtactataaatatattattattattcccaGGAAATATTACTAttcacatgaaatttttctgtttcAATAAGTTTTTACTGTTTGAAGGGAAATTTTGCTGTTCAAAGaaactttaactctttccaaGAGGATTTTCTATTCGaaaggaaattttattgttccCTGTAAATTTTATCGTTCActagaaattttactgtttccaGGAGATTTTACTGTTTGAAGTTCGGAGGGAAATTTCACCGCTCAAAATTTCCTGTTtccagaaaattttactgttcgcagaATATTTTACAATTCCCAAGAAATTTTACTATTCTTAGTTTCTAGGACATTTTACTGTTGCACAAAAATTTACTGTTCAAAGAAACTTCAACTGTTTCCAGGAGACTTTACCGTTCGAAGTTCGGAGGGAAATTTTACtgcccaaagaaaaaaaatcctttttccagaaaattttaatgttcgcaaaatatttttttctattcccAGCAAATTTTACTATTCTTAATTTCCAGGAAATGTTActgttgcaaaaaaaatgacTGTTCAAAGGAACTTAAACTGTTTACAGGAGATTTTTCTGTTTAAAGAGAAATTTTACTCTTTCCTAAAAATGTCATTGTTCactggaaattttactgtttccaGGAAGATTTACTATTCGAAAAGGACATTGCAATGAATTGGAATCCAAAGGAAATTGTACTAGttgtttttttcagaaaattttattgctcgtatAACATTTTTCTGTTtgcagaaaattttgctgttatAAGAGAAGttttactgttcccaggaaATATTGCTGTTCATAGAAAATTTCACCGTTCTCAGGTAACTTTACTGCTCTCGGAAAATTTTAGTGTtcgtagtaaattttactgttgtcataaaatttaacatttagCAGCAAAAATCACTGTTCTCAAAAAATTTTACTGAAGCTTAAAACAGCAATAGGGACTTAATTTTCAAtagatttggacaaatttggtgTCATTGGAAAGGCCTCGAAAGCCCCGACAAAATTCGGAATTGGTTTTGACCGCTAAtgaactagggtaagtgtgccaaatttcggcatagttgcatgcaagcgccaaagtctcaagtctgAAATGTAAtaactttaatagaaattgatttttttattacttcttcttaaggagtgttgcttagaaccttgttgacagtttatcgtctttatttactctaaaattattcttaatacattttaaaatgaataaaaatgtagacatagctttggtgccctatttcggccaccttcattttctcatagttccttgcctttccagaattcttccaatgcctttttcacgtcatctcgtttgtcgaagctacattttttgttattcttttgcattatataatctctatagtccgtgaaaataaaaaaatcatggaaattcgaggaacaaaaaaggtggccgaaattgcaagctggtcggaatttggcacacttaccccaaatatatgagcaaaaaaaattaatttttgtccggaaattcagtttcatttaaagcTTTTTTGGGCGATCTTATGACTGATTTacaaaatcggttcaaatcggttatgaaccacgAAAAAATGATGGAACTCATTTCCACCCCAAGACTCCTAAAATTGAACACCTAAGAAAAATTCGTTAGGTTCCATCATTCAAGGAGGGAGATTTTTGGAATACGTGGATGCTATCCAAGACACAGGAATTCCACATTATTAATTCGCTGTGGGAATTTTAACAGTGTACTATCTGACTTTTTGCTTTTCAAGACCTTCCTCAAAAGAGAACTGAATGAGGGAGAATGGTGCATTGATAAAAGTATTTACGTTCAGTGTGTGGTACATTTTTCACGACAATGGACCACTCCATTAACTCCCGTCCGCTACTTCAGCCCAGTGACAGTGATTTTGGTGAATCCGACGATACTCGCGCTTCCAATGACGAAGTTGAGATTCGTTCTGAGACAAAGAATGAACCCACTGACCGACTTAACATCATCTACATGATATTCTACCTCCTGGGAATGACCACACTCCTCCCATGGAATTTCTTCATAACAGCTGAGAATGTTAGATGCTTCCTTCTTTGTCATTTGGGAGCGATTGTAAGTTCCAATTTCTCTTTTGCAGTACTGGATGTTCAAGTTCCGGAATGTAACAGGAAATGACACAGATGTCCTAACACCCATCCAGAGGACCTTTACGTCGGACTTGAGTGTGTCCTCAGCTGTTCCCAATACAGTTTTTCTGGTCCTAAATGCCTTTCTCAGCCACCGAATTCCCCTGAAGCTACGAATGATGGGCTCGATGGGGATCATCTTTGTCCTTTTCATCTTTACAACAGTCTTCGTGGAAGTGGACACAGATTCTTGGCAACGGGCTTTTTTTGCCATCACCATCACTACGGTCGTGGTAATGAATATTGCTGCAGCAATCCTCTCCGGAGGACTCTTTGGAATTGCCGGACAATTCCCTTCTGAATACATGACAGCCGTGGTCAGTGGCCAGGCACTTGGGGGCATTTTTGCTGCACTCTGTGAAGTCATCTCTCTGACCTTCGGAGCCTCCCCGAACACAACTGCTCTGGTCTACTTCAGTGTGGCCATTGTGGTCATGATAATCTCCCTCTTGGCCTACTTCCTCATGTCCAGGACCATTTTCTTCAAATTCTACACCTCAAATCGCTCCTCAGTGACCCCTCGACTCCAGGATGAAGCCCATCTACTCGGAGAGCCCCCAATTGCACCCGATTTCCGGCACATTCTCCGGAAGATCTGGCTCTATGGCTTCTCCGAGTGGTTTGTCTTCGTGGTCACTCTCTCAGTTTATCCCGCCGTCACGGTTCTCGTGACCAGCGAGAATCACGGCAATGGACACCTTTGGAACGATGTCTTCTTCACCACCGTCGTAAACTACTTGGTTTTCAATTCCGGGGACTATTTAGGACGCATCATAGCCGGACTCTTTGAATGGGTGAGTAcaggacttttttttcttcagtggGAAAATTCCAAAGGGTGGAAAGACGCCAGACAAGTgcaaatattttggaaattagTGGCAATATTTGAGGAAAGAGGAGTTTTGTGATAATTTTTGGTAAATAGAAATTAATGAGAGGGGTGCAGCATAAAGAGAAATGAAGTACCTTTTCTAAATTTCGGATTCTTCTACAGtggagttcctcaaatttgaacgacagttgaattcaaaatgttaaatttgaggttatatgaaGAAAGTTTTGGGTGGTatgtctgaattagaactatttttctctggtgtcgtattatattaatattgtagtattatattaatttcctcaacaaattccacctacagtgcccgcttcgtaatctggacgattgggagacaatatgacagatgaccgcttcgtaatccggatggatttttttttgaatttgttcaacgtcttgaaaatataatacaagatttcattttcattgctgaacacacatgcatacataacctcaaagttattttaaatgtaactgtcgataactcgtccggattacgccgatccggattagagagcgggaactgtatttcacaacaaattcaattgataaaattcgctaaagttattttcctaaatttacaaaaagtgaattttaaattaataccgttacgtttttgaaaatattgttcaaatttgaggagtgagaaatgtcatctatatgccccaaatgttcaaatttgaggaactctataCTGTAAATATTGACAATATGATCAGCAAAAATAGAAACCAGTAAGCCAAGACACATCTGTGCCTAAATTCACTAGAGTAATGGTGctaattccaatgaaaaatgaaaatatttttttttagaactttactgttcttaaatgcttctgcattatcgactttacaTTGGTTTCTTACTCGgatattttccccagtcctcgctgtgttctaaaaccaccttaaagtcgtgacaggaaccattacaaagaaaagtcgattatgtaaaagcttttgagaacagtaaagtgctagaaaaaacatgttcatttcaATTGAAATAGCATCATAAATTCTTTCTATTTAGAAAAAGATAAAGTATCTTGAATTTAGAGGAAATGGTATGATGTACAAGATAATTGATCCTGGCCGTGGCTAAATTTCGTACAACCAAAAGTGAAATTCTCGACCGTATCCGATCATAAGTGGTCATTGGTTTCTATCTATTTCGCTTGTCGATTGCCTAGTTGATCGGAAATTTAGCCAATGTCTAAACCAATCATCTCGTACAATACACCATTTTGTATTAATTCGAGGCACTAGCCCTTCTTTTAAGCAGTGAggtaaaattatctttataaataaaatatattggtCAGTAATCAGTTAAAATCTGGTTACTCTCATGAATTAGACATCAGAGCAACAGTTCTTATAAGAAATGAGACAAAATTTTTGGCTAATAACTGTCCAAAGAAGGCATTAATTACAGCTACCCGCTTAGAAGAGGAAGTGTCTTGGATTAATTGGAAATGGTTTTGGTATTACTTGAAACGATTTTGAACTGACAGATTTTGACTTGGAGTTCTTTTTCTCTCAGGTTTCAGTAATAAAGGAGCGTAAGAATTTTAATAAGTAAACGGTATGACGAATTTTTATTTGGTAACGTTTGTAAATTTGACCTACGGCTCTGATAACTAAGGAAATATTCCTTTGAATTCAGAGATCAAATTCATAATCAAAACCAGATAAAAGACGATATGGTTTACTTTTTCTTATTGCAATCAACGACTTGAAGGTTATTACCTCAAATTTCCAGGCATTGGCGATACCAAATATCTCGTAAAACAcaccattttaaattaatccGAGACAAACTTTTATAAACCGCTATTAAACCAAAATTTCATCCTCCTATGTTTATGATTTTGATTTCAAATtgtaaatttgcatttttatttatttctaatttcCATAGTGAAAGTAATTTAACAGACTTCtcttcgcttggtacgtaatcccaagaaattttgtgtttgtgcacatagagcgacaatcagaacaagtgattcccaagccacaaatttaacccaaatagagacaggaaaaaaatcCCTGCCTCCAACCAGGCTTGGAACTGGGGGCCTTTCGCTATCTAGGCGattgctctaccaactgagctatcggggcactggctctgattgtctttgccactgatctcaaccaattgccatgtgcacttcaactcgttttcgactcactacgagccttgagaaacggtatcatgcgtacaattgaacCAGCAGCAAATGTTTTCCAtggagaattaatttattgtgaaagtgattgaacagacttctgttcgcttggtacgtaatcccaagaaattttgtgtttgtgcacagagaGAGTCAAAACCATACGTCAAGAGCAGCATTAAAGATACgaagtaaatttgaaaaaagcatacagttggtgtgtgtctcgaataaaaataaaaaatgacgaTGCATTATGTTAACTAATAACATATCAGTTATTTAGATCAAtgaagttttttaaaaaatcataaattttgatCATAAGCACATAAATATCATCAGAAAGAACGTTTCGTACTAAATAAATCGTTTTCTCAAAATCAAACTATATTAAGTACATTTGCTTTATATCAGCAATTGTTGCTAACAATGCATCATGAGGCGTCGTTTGTTACGCAGATACAAAGAAAATGAGGTTAGAGCACTTTTAATTTAAAGAGACGAaatgttttataatttaaaaaatcatttaaaaacacAGAGGAAATTTTAGAAGGCATTATGGGCTGCAATTGCGCTGGAGACTGACATAGGAGGTTTAATCGAAGAGTCTTGAATTCTTTGGATTTGATTCTAGCTCTGTGCACTTTGTGTGATTTTTATGGAGACTTCGTAGTTATACGGGAGTCTTACAATAATATtactaaacaattttaaattctgTAATACGTTTTTGGGATCTCAAGCTATTTCAACTACTCAAGAAACTCATCTGTATTACTTTTGTGGATTCCATattataaagtttaaaaaaatatcttacttttatttattttcattttatctaaATGGAGATTCAAAATAGTTCAATagaattttagtattttatacATGAATACCAAAAATGTTGCAAGTGATTTTATCTAGATCAAGGAAGTAAAATTAAACTGCTTGTTCGTAAATAATCCAACAAGAAAAAATACAATGACATGACTCCATTAAATTGCCTTATTAGAAACCAATACGATAAGCTAATTACATCTTAACCCTATACTACAACATAGTAATGTTTCATTAATTCCACAAAGGGAAGTATTCGGGATTAGGGGATAACTTTCACTATTAGTAAAGACACATAGCATAAATTTTGTCGGCTTACACTTATTGGGAATATTTTTCTATTCTGGAAGTTTTCTATCAAACAACTTACTTTTGCCCTGAATTCTGAGACACAGAAAGtttaaaaattgtattgaaatatttatatttaattgctAAAGTTCATTTTAACGTTTTAATGTCTCGAgttagtttgttttttttttaatattaaaacaatttgatatttcataattcaaggtctttataaaaaaaatacgagTAAGTTTTGAAAGACCGATTTGAAGATTTAATATTTTCAGGCTCTACtatgaaataattatttttcacacaaaaaaagttctttttgttcttttgctTTAAATCTAGTAAGACCAAATTCCATTTTTTAACTTCTatcaatttatgtttttttttttaactttgtttTTAGTTTGATTACTGAACTCTTGCACTTTTTGGATAAGGGtttctttcttgattttttcaaaaaaaaaaaaaatctattttaatactaaatctaccgaccgtttttggtcgtttttcggtcaaacaACAAACCGCGGTAGTGTAGGATGGACACTCGACAAATTTGTCTcgaaaaagagcaaaaaattaaaatttaaatactgaaaaatgtattacatgcatttttaaagaaattcacaaaGTTCGATAGTGACaatgtaccgtttaaatatgtgttaattttaaaccggtcaatttgatcgGTCttagtaggtttagtgttaataataataaaaatattgattgcTGCTTATTTTTTACGACAATGACCTTAAATTATTCCTTCTAACgctttttcaaagtcaaatgttttttttagctctGGGAAACGTATTTCTTTACCGATTTCACTGTGAGTTTAGATTTGCTGAAAGGGTCGTGGAATTCTGGACAAGTCAGAATCGGTTCCAAGAgcttatgaaccgataattgctttttatccaaaattcttACATTTTCAGGTTATCTATGAATCCGtacaaatcggttttgaaccggaaAACAGAAAAAACGAAGAATCATAACAAAATATCGCAGTAACTTAACGCTTTTTTTTCATAGAAACGATTTATTAAATACAAGTCACTCATTTTtaaaatgacaaacccctttaTGACTCAGAgagatatttatattttttaaggaaacaCTCAACATGCAATAAATTATCTCCTTGCAATTAGCTTCTCAGATGATTCTCTCGGCAATTTCGCGAAAAATTAAGATGATAAGCAGATTAATCATTAATTTCTTGCGTCATTTTTTTGCAGCCTCAAAACCGACCTCGCCTTGTGGCTTTCTTTACACTCATCCGGGCAGGATTTATTCCCATCTTCCTGATGTGCAATTCAACACCGCGCGAAAATTTGCCGATCATCATACATTCCGACATAGTGTTCATCCTCCTGATGTGCATTTTTGCCCTGACCAATGGCTACATCGCCAACATTGCCCTACTCTGTGCCCCGAAAATCGTTGCAAATCACGAAAAGGAAATGGCAGCATCGATGATGGCAGCCTTCCTGGGAATAGGATTGGCCTTTGGTTCTGGATTTGGGCTACTATTTGTGCAAATACTTTGAACACTGTTTCCAGTATTCTCACTAAAGAACATTCTTAGAACAATTGTTGTTGCAGAATTTTAGAGCCATTTCTTAGACGATCACGTTTGTAGAATTTTTCATGTGATATTTCTTTTGCGCGTAagtctttaaaacttttttatagTCCAAAGAggcaatgttttattttattatgtgTACAGTAGTCCAATTCGTAGATAAATAAATGGGtgacaaatataattaaatgtttgtttcattaaaatttacaaaaggaTTTCCTTGGCAACGGCGTCCCAAACAAATCCCAAACAGAGTTGATCAATTCTATAGATAAGATTTTCAAAGATTAGgataaaaaattgcaaagtgCAAGTTATAGATTTGAAATGAATTTCTGAATTGAATTCcgataatattaattaattaaatgtattttattaCGTCACGAAACGCCGATTAAAAGTTATCTCGCAGAAATTCTTTTCAGTGACGTCATTTGGAGCAAAAATGTGAGTAACGCATAATAATTGTGCACTCAGTGACTCAGTTTCAAACGAGGTCATGTAACTTTTATCTCGTTGTACTTGTTACTTGAAAATAAACACCATCCACAAGTGAACTGTGATTAATCTGCAAGTACTTGGCGAGTAGCTATTGCTGTTTTGATTTTGATACTATTTTTTCTacataaacatttaaaattagtCATCATCATCGAACTCTATTCAGTAATATCTGAATAAATTGGAACGACTTCTTATTGAAGACAATTTTGATTTGCGAAAAAGTTTTACTTGGAAATGAGAGGTTAGGTGTGCATAACCTGAAAGAAAACAGCCATACACCCGGCTTCACGAAGCAATTTATTTCCCCCGTAgcatatagtaaggccatgtaactccgacgattgcaaaactcggatgccgcgaccgatttaactcggatacatccacttaaaatataatttatatttttatttctgtaatt encodes the following:
- the LOC129807699 gene encoding equilibrative nucleoside transporter 3 gives rise to the protein MDHSINSRPLLQPSDSDFGESDDTRASNDEVEIRSETKNEPTDRLNIIYMIFYLLGMTTLLPWNFFITAENYWMFKFRNVTGNDTDVLTPIQRTFTSDLSVSSAVPNTVFLVLNAFLSHRIPLKLRMMGSMGIIFVLFIFTTVFVEVDTDSWQRAFFAITITTVVVMNIAAAILSGGLFGIAGQFPSEYMTAVVSGQALGGIFAALCEVISLTFGASPNTTALVYFSVAIVVMIISLLAYFLMSRTIFFKFYTSNRSSVTPRLQDEAHLLGEPPIAPDFRHILRKIWLYGFSEWFVFVVTLSVYPAVTVLVTSENHGNGHLWNDVFFTTVVNYLVFNSGDYLGRIIAGLFEWPQNRPRLVAFFTLIRAGFIPIFLMCNSTPRENLPIIIHSDIVFILLMCIFALTNGYIANIALLCAPKIVANHEKEMAASMMAAFLGIGLAFGSGFGLLFVQIL